The region ttgcggccggagtccgtacctttttttgggggggggtgtcacgtcctgaccttagttccttttttatgtctctattttagtttggtcagggcgtgagttggggtgggcattctatgttttgtgttctatgttttctgtctctgtgtttggcctggtatggttcccaatcagaggcagctggcaattgttgtctctgattgagaaccatacttaggcagcctgttttcccattttgaggtgtgggtgattgttttctgttttgtgtcagtacctgacagaactgttgcggtttgttctacttttgtttttgtttcagtgttccggTTATAATAaacaacatggacacttaccattggtccgatatttcctactcctcctcagaagaggacgAGAATCGTTATACGCTGGGTCATTCAATCATGCATCTCATAGGATTTCATTTTATGAAAGcgtttaaaaatatttaaaaaatagagTTTGATGTAAAGTGGAATACTGCTACCGGATTGGTTGTACGTCTGAGACGTATCATGGTCATTGCTAAATAATTCCCTCATAAGCCATAAACATTTGGTGTTTTCACAACCCTTTTGGGCTAACTATCTATTTGTTGTTAACTTCAAATGAATATATTCCCTGATATATCTACTGTCTTCTTGTTGATCTGCTCATATAATGTGTCCACAGCATTCACTGTCTGATTATCATAGCATTTAAAATCAGGGCATACACTAACTGCTTTGCTTCACCTTGTTACTTAGCAACAGGACATCCCAttggtatatagacctaaagTGAGGATCATCATCATATTGTATAGAAATCTTTAGTTACAGGTAGTCAGTCATATAGTGTAGTCTACATATAGACCACACTACAAGGCAGGATacgctgtctatctgtctgttctTACGTTCTTTGAACTGATAAAGAAGAACCCTGAAATGATACAATAAAAAAGTTGACTGTAGAGTCGGCCATATAGGGTGCGATGGCTCCACATTATCCATGGGTCAAAACATCTCGTGGAATAGACTTGGGTTGAATAATCAAACCAGAGCGTAGAGACATATGGCTGTAGATTAGACTAAAACCATACAATCCATCTTCATTTCAACATTCAGTACAGTAACAAAAGTTGTTACCCCAGATGGGTACAGTGAACTGTGCAAATTAGGGCCTTGTTCAAAGGCACATGAACAGGTCATTCACCTTGTCAGCCCTGCTATTTGAATCAGTAACCTTTGAtttactggcccaacgatctaaccgttaggctacctgccactctatATGATCAGgacacaacccactgggcacagatgtcaattcaacgtatATTCCACGTGGTTCaatgtcatttcattgaaattatgTGGGAAAAACATTGGTTCTACCAGTGTGCGCCCAGTAGGAATGTGCTGATGATACTCATCACTTTCCACCTTTTCTCTCTAACCAATCAGCACAATTTACCTCAAGAAAATGTCTACATAATAGCTGTACAGTACAATCCAACTGTACTATACAACCAGGACTACTGTATATTCAACTTCATGCTTATTACCTAGCTACAACATCTATCTGCTTTGGGTCGATTAAATCCAGTCAgtgctgggtcatgttcattagggcacaccgtagtAACATGAAAAtaagcgtttcttattggacaagatcAGATTCTGTAGTACCTCCCTGTTTCAGACTGTTTTGTTCCGTTTCatgcctactgaacacaaccctggttAGGCCTACCTGCAGGCCTTCGATGGCCTGTTTGAGGATGTTGGGTGTGAGCTTGGAAGCCTGCTTGAAGGAGAAGTTACTCCAGTCGATAATCAAGATGAAGCCGTTGATCTGGAGTTCTGGGTTCTCTATGAGAacctccagggagaggaggatggctcgGAGGATGTCTGTGAAAGAGTTCcttcacagagagagaaggaaacatcTGATTGGGATAAAATCCAGAACAATGCAGCCCTGTGCTGTATCAAGACTATTACAATAATTCAATGATTTTTGTTCCGGCTCTGTTCTAATGTGTCTGATCATTGACATTGTCCAGACAAGGGCTGGAGTAAAGTGTCTGGGCAAGTGAGTTTTGCTATTTTGTTCCAAACTAAATGTTCCAAAGTATTCTATCAAATCAGTATCAATCAGTAGCTAGAGCACAATTGCTTATTTGATTAACGAAACAATTAGATCATAGAAGCAATTTCAGTGAGACATCACTGATGCCATTTCAGTGAGACATCACTGAAGCCATTTCAGTGAGACATCACTGAAGTCATTTCAGTGAGACATCACTGAAGCCATTTCAGTGAGACATCACTGAAGCCATTTTAGTGAGACATCACTGAAGCCATTTCAGTGAGACATCACTGAAGCCATTTCAGTGAGACATCACTGAAGCCATTTCAGTGAGACATCACTGAAGCCATTTTATTGAGACAAATGTGCTTACTAAAATACCTGTACACTCACCTGCCTTGATCCCAGTTGGAAGCGAAAAGGATGAGTATCTTCCGGCCGTGCTGATCCGGTGTTTCTAAGACTCCTGGGAAGCCGTCCATCAGCGCCCGCTTGATTCCCGGGTCGTCCACCTTGAAGCTCTGGAACATGTCCAGGTTCTGCTGACGGAACTGAAAGTACTGGGCCAGGAGCCGGAAGGTCTCTGCCTGGTTAAACTTGCGCGCCCGCAGAAACCTCAGGATGAAGTCGTCGTCCGTGCGCAGGAAGCCAATGTCGGGCCGCGTCACGATCATGTCGCGCACCTGCTGGATGTCTGCGTGGAGGCTGTCGGGGTTCTCGTTGAGCTCCTGACGAGCTTTCTCCGTGGTCTCCGAGCTCAGGCCCGCTTGCAAGTGagtcattttttttgtcaagttcacACTCTCTATATATCTGTGTTTTGGATAACTACTATTGTTTACACCTGCTTAGGAAACAGTCTTGATTGCTGTACAGCACATTGCTGTTAGTGGCGTCTAGCCGGCACACGTGTCTCTCCAGTACAACACCTGATCTGTGTCTCCTGTAGTGTCTAGCctagaaagacagagaggttTAGCATAACTGGTCCACAAGTGCACAAATCCCAGGATCCCGTTTGAAAATTAATCGCATGcatcctttctcttctcttccttagagtaggcctataggctaagCACGGATACTGAACAaaacgtaacatgcaacaatttcagcgattttactgagttacagttcatataaagaaatcagtcattttttattaattaattaggccctaatctatggatttcatatgacttgCAAGGGCGCAGCCATGGTTGGGccagcccacccacttgggagccaggcccagccaatcagaataagtttctccccacaaaagggctttattacagacagaaatacagccagatgtggaggtcctgggctggcgtggttacacattcTCTGCGgatgtgaggctggttggacatactgccaaattctctaaaacgacgttggaggcttATGTTAGAGAAACTAACAttaaaattatctggcaacagctctgttggacattcctgcagtcagcatgccaattgcatgctccctcaaggcttgagacatctgtggcattgtgttgtgtgacaaaactgcacattttagagtggccttacacaggtgcaccccagcacaaggtgcacctgtgtaattatacTGCCATTTAATCTGCAACTTGAAATgcccacacctgtcaggtggatggattatcttggcaaatgataaatgctcactaacagggatgtaaacaaatttgtgcacatttgagagaaataagctttttgtgcatatggaaaatgtgtgggatatttaatttcagctcattaagcatgggaccaacactttacatgttgagtttatatttttgttcagtatagataggAGGAAGTAGCGTTTCCACCTCATATCTATTCAGTGCTGACTTGGACTGAAGTAGGTtcaggtactcattttgggtgcctgCACTGGTTATATtaaggtgcaggagctccacaagacgtttgagctaatattctataatgcaggagctcaagcagtagagaTGTTGAGGTGTGGGTACTCAGCTCCGTTGAGCTCCTGCCCAAATCAAGCACGGTATCTATTACAGGTCAAATCATGTCAGATCAGTACATATTCCACGAAAAGGGAGGAAGTTAAAATCcctttttttttcttgtttttttttcttccaacagTGCCCAGGTTTGGGACATGTATAAGGGCTGACCATTTCAATGACATACACAGACACTGGCGGGTATTGCTGACTTCATGGAGAAACCCATGAGCTATATTTTGTTGTGCATAGTCATCAGATCAGAGTTCAATTATAACAGGCACGGATTTGCATTCATTAAAATGAAGTGTGCCAAAATGTAGGCAAATCATATATGCATTTTATATGATAAACTCAAATATGATTAACAAAAGAGTTTATGAATGTTATGTAATAACACTAATAATTATTATTAGGCTATTATCATAAACCGTATTGTATTATTTTTGTACATGTTACTAATAAGGATCATTAGCAAGACTGACGTATAGCTGGTACACAAGCAGGTAATGGGTGACTGTGATGCTCACCAATTAATGGGGAAAAACGCTGCGACAAATATTATGCCAGTGCTCAATAATAAAAATACCTATTCCATCCATCTGCCGTTCAGGGATTAATTGCGTCACATGACGTTCTGCACCACCACAATGTGAATCGGGACGACCTGCCATGTACCCGTAAAAACATGCCACATATTGATACATCATTTTTCTATACAGATTTTATAAATCCACATTGAGATAAATTGAATACTTACATGAACACCACGCCCTGTAAAACCAGCCAGGTGTCCGATGACGCGCAGGACCGCACAGCAGACGTATCATTTCATTGATTTAAAGACTGGCCATAGGGGTTTCAAGAAAGACAAAATATCCAGTTGGCAAGGAAACGCTGGCCTAAATAATAAAAAAGAGAATTAATATTTGAAAGAATACCCGGTAAAATGTTATTTGAAATCCTGTAAGGGACTGCTTTGTCCAAATGTTCGCTATCCTCCGGTGAAGGCTGCCTAAAATGATGCTGTGACCCATAAACGAGACAGATTGGCGACCATGCGCGGCTGTAGCTGCTTCGATGAGGGTTGTACGCGCTCTGCCTGGAGGCGGACCAAGAGGACGCAAACTGAGAACATATTGATAGAGACCCACAGAGGAGGCGAATCACCCCGCGGTGCTCAATGCCGTGTGCCGCAAAGTATCACACCATTCTCACGACATAAACCATAGGCTATTCTCATCCCAATGTTATTTTcaaatctcaaataaaaaatggaCGCAGTCTCCATCAATTCAGTTTGCCGCAATTGTGCCTAGTTGGTTAGAATATGGGTTCTGATGGACGCGCGCATCGCATCCTTGTCCTGTTCATGTACAGTTAATAGTTTTTTCCCCATTTGACAAGTAAACCTAGTTTTGCCTTTACACTATACCTAATGTAATTTATTGTAGCCTATTGCACAATGCCAAAATAAGTATAATATATCATTTATTAAAGTACTGTATATAGGATGGGTTAGGCTACTCACGGGGTCGATTTCATTTAAATTCAGTCAATTCCAACTAGACTACAAGTGACATTTTTCAGAAATGATTTTCTTTCTTGACTATGATTTGAGACAAAAACAGAATAAACCCgcactgtaaaaaatattgtgCCCCTTTTACTTAAAAACTATTTGCATCAGCTTTTTAAGTAAATCAAAAGAGGACCTTTTGTATAATATACTTCGCTTTTAGTGTATTCCAAACTCAAATATATGAAGTGCAAACAACTAACTGGATCTCAAAAATTCCTTTCATTCAACTTAATTTTATCAGGttcagaacattttatttttttacctgctTAAATCATTCCTGCTTAAGTCCCAGAACTACTGTTATAAGTTTGATACACTCAATGTAATCAGTTACAGAACTAATATTGCATGTTTAATTTGCTGAATTTACTCAGTATGGTAATTGATCTTCTATGTTTTATCTACAAATGTTTTTTGCTCAGTTACTTATGGTATTCAGGttagtaaaatgtatttaaattgggTTCCTACTACTGAAATATATACTCAAAAAGTGGATGCAAATAGTTACCTCAATATACTTGGGAtaatttacacaaaaaaaaaatatttctataCAAGGGAAAACGCAAAAAGAAACAACAGTGTTCAACTTCAAACTTCCACACctttatttttaataaaattGTCCCTTAAACCCTACTCCTTAGGCAATCAATCGTATTTTGTAATCTGTAAGCATTCTCGGTATAACTCCACCTTTCCTCCTTAAGTAAAGTTACATCCAGATAGCTTGCACCTGACTACAAATCATTTTAGATCTTCACAACTGCATAAAGTTTAGGTGATAGTTTGGGATTAGCACTTTGACCTCACATCTTATACAGTTTGGCAAGACATTTCTGGAGGTCTGTGTGCCCCTTAAAACAACAAAGCAATATTTTAACAGAAACGCAAATTAATGATTTATCTTAATATACTTTACACAAAGCACCATATGAACTTTAGCTCAAATACAACctcattcaaactgttttagattAAGGAAAACATGGGTTTTCAAAACATACATTGCACAtattgttacacaataaatgcCAAATTGTCCCTTAAACCTGACTCCATATGCACAAGTGAAGCCCATATGGACATATTATTTTGACAGCTATAAGCATTCTGGGTAAAACTCCACCTTGCCTCCTTAGGTAAAGATACATCCAGATTGTTGCACCTGACAAGTAGTCTCAGATATCCACTAGTGCATATGGAGTAAGTTTTAAAACAAAGCAGGTTTTTTTAAAACAGGAATTGACAATGTCTCTTATGACTTCACCTTACAAAGAGCATAATGTAAACTGtaggtcctataacacctagcaACTAGCTGTTCGGCTTACTGAGTAGGGTTTAGACCACAGTTTGTGAGTGGCCCTTTGAGAGTTCTCATAGATATCTTTAGATATCTCTGAAAACAAGTAACGTCATCTTTAGAGCTTAGACCCGTGGGGACGTCCTGAGATCATCAAGTTCCAAGACTACTTTTTGGAACACCTCAAAGGTATATTTCACTGAGATGGCTTCAGTGATGTCTCACTAAAATGGCTTCAGTGATGTCTCACTAAAATGGCTTCAGTGATGTCTCACTGAAATGGCTTCAGTGATGTCTCACTAAAATGGCTTCAGTGATGTCTCACTGAAATGGCTTCAGTAAAAAACCTTTACCTTGTATTCTGTGATAAGGTCTTCAACCCTCTTGCAGAGGTGTATGATCAAGCCAAGGATCACACTGTCTCTTCTTTCCTGGATGGTGTTACACTGTAATATGATGTTATACAAATAATTGCATTTAATACAGGCAAATAAATGCAcaatgggatatttttttagaccagaggaaagagtacttcctactggccctccaacaccacttccagcagcatctggtctcccatccaggaactgaccaggaccaaccctgcttagcttcagaagcaagccagcagtggtgtgcggggtggtatgctgctggccaaGGTTGTTACCTAATATTGCAGGCAAATATGGTGCTTCAGGGTTACCTTGGCCAAAAGCGTATGCTGTTAGTGGGTAGATGTCTGCCAACTCATTTTGCTGAATGACCTTAAGCTTCTGTGTGGATTCCAGCTCAAACCCCCTAAAGTGCTCATTATACCAAGCATTCTGACACTTGGCAATAAAAGCGAGTTCACCATGAACAACGATCATTAGAAGTATTTCAACAAAGTCTGGTAGACCTCCAGTAGATCCGTAGGTTAGGATCATTCCAACCGAGTAGTTGGTACCATTGCAGGAAAGTGTGTTTGCCATCTGAACAAAAGTCTCATCTAGA is a window of Oncorhynchus mykiss isolate Arlee chromosome 11, USDA_OmykA_1.1, whole genome shotgun sequence DNA encoding:
- the LOC110535278 gene encoding clavesin-1 → MTHLQAGLSSETTEKARQELNENPDSLHADIQQVRDMIVTRPDIGFLRTDDDFILRFLRARKFNQAETFRLLAQYFQFRQQNLDMFQSFKVDDPGIKRALMDGFPGVLETPDQHGRKILILFASNWDQGRNSFTDILRAILLSLEVLIENPELQINGFILIIDWSNFSFKQASKLTPNILKQAIEGLQDSFPARFGGIHFVNQPWYIHAMYTIIKPFLKDKTRKRIFLHGNNLNSLHQLILPDCLPSEFGGTLPPYDMGIWARTLLGPNYNDETEYTLTYDALHVKENYGGGDKECADKLLKRSQSAVEPGTLRQGDRENTAQPLLALD